A section of the Chryseobacterium ginsenosidimutans genome encodes:
- a CDS encoding DUF5694 domain-containing protein, whose protein sequence is MKTLLYIFLFSFSALISAQKKPSEYFTNPKTKILVVGSFHFDYPNLDAHKTEKGDRVDVLLPETAKEVTELIDYIKKFKPTKIAIEAWPDWKANEKLKEYKEGKHADKRDERYQIAMRIAKELNINELYSIDANSVLDDLQEKFGKKDSMYFKNLTTDYDFVSDDPISKQYNMFFKNSERKNFKSILDLFKFMNSKEYHQYEYGAYLSGDFKLREHDGADMLALYWYDRNLRMFRNIQNIPHTSEDRILVVAGNGHASVLRQLFTSSPEFEYIEFTSLK, encoded by the coding sequence ATGAAAACATTATTGTATATCTTTTTATTTAGTTTCTCAGCATTAATTTCTGCTCAGAAAAAACCATCAGAATATTTCACCAATCCAAAAACTAAAATATTAGTTGTTGGTTCATTCCATTTTGATTATCCTAATCTTGATGCCCATAAAACAGAAAAAGGAGATCGGGTAGATGTTTTATTACCTGAAACAGCAAAAGAAGTGACAGAACTTATTGACTATATCAAAAAATTTAAACCTACAAAAATTGCAATCGAAGCTTGGCCAGACTGGAAAGCTAATGAAAAATTAAAAGAATATAAAGAAGGTAAACACGCAGATAAAAGAGACGAACGTTATCAGATTGCCATGCGTATTGCAAAAGAGCTTAATATAAATGAATTATACAGCATTGATGCAAATTCTGTTTTAGATGATTTACAGGAAAAATTTGGTAAAAAAGATTCTATGTATTTTAAAAATCTTACAACAGACTATGATTTTGTAAGTGATGATCCGATTTCAAAACAATATAATATGTTCTTTAAAAATTCTGAACGCAAAAACTTCAAATCAATTTTGGATCTTTTCAAATTTATGAACAGTAAGGAATATCATCAGTATGAATATGGCGCTTACCTTAGTGGAGATTTTAAGTTGCGAGAGCATGACGGTGCAGATATGCTGGCTTTATACTGGTACGACAGAAATTTAAGAATGTTCAGAAATATTCAGAATATTCCGCATACTTCGGAAGACAGAATTCTTGTTGTTGCTGGAAACGGTCATGCATCGGTTTTAAGACAACTGTTTACCTCATCTCCAGAGTTCGAATATATAGAGTTCACTTCGCTGAAGTGA
- a CDS encoding sensor histidine kinase produces MKITKLLYLHIFFWSIYIIGAVLIPYFVFGSKNTIFNITFFITSIICFYVNYFVVVPKFFDGDKIYKSVIVFFLSASCFVGLRYCMEEWFLPTFFGIRNYAEGIRFIYYYFDNIFYSSTTIFISTTFWFFRYFIKTEVEKTELVKAKKNAELQALKTQINPHFIFNSLNNIYSLVYQNSDKALPAIEELSQLLRYTTKDLEKDVISLDKEIGYIDSLTALEKLRIKNPELLIMEKNINHPKLNISPMILVPFVENAFKHGDFRNKGFAMKLSDENQILHFHLLNYKKDRMKDSLSGIGIENVKKRLAILYPKKHELNIKDSETEFIVDLKIDLRNE; encoded by the coding sequence ATGAAAATTACCAAACTTCTTTATCTGCATATTTTCTTTTGGTCAATCTATATAATTGGTGCGGTTCTTATTCCTTATTTTGTTTTTGGCTCAAAGAATACGATTTTTAATATTACTTTCTTTATCACAAGTATTATTTGCTTCTATGTTAATTATTTTGTAGTTGTTCCGAAGTTTTTTGACGGTGACAAAATTTATAAATCAGTTATTGTATTTTTTCTGAGTGCGAGTTGCTTTGTGGGTCTGCGTTATTGTATGGAAGAATGGTTTTTACCGACTTTTTTTGGGATAAGAAATTACGCGGAAGGGATACGATTTATTTACTATTATTTTGATAATATTTTTTACAGCAGTACAACGATTTTCATCAGTACGACGTTTTGGTTTTTCAGATATTTTATCAAAACTGAAGTTGAAAAGACAGAATTGGTAAAAGCTAAAAAAAATGCAGAATTACAAGCCTTAAAAACCCAGATTAATCCTCATTTTATTTTTAATTCTTTGAATAATATTTACTCTTTGGTGTATCAAAACTCAGATAAAGCATTACCAGCGATTGAAGAATTAAGCCAATTATTGAGATACACGACAAAAGATCTGGAAAAAGATGTAATTTCTCTGGATAAGGAAATCGGTTATATTGATAGTTTGACAGCGCTGGAAAAATTAAGAATTAAAAATCCGGAATTATTGATTATGGAAAAGAACATCAATCATCCGAAACTGAATATTTCTCCGATGATTTTGGTTCCATTTGTAGAAAATGCCTTTAAACATGGCGATTTTAGGAATAAAGGATTTGCAATGAAACTTTCCGATGAAAATCAGATCCTGCATTTTCATCTTTTAAATTATAAGAAGGATAGAATGAAAGATTCGCTTTCAGGAATCGGAATTGAAAATGTGAAAAAGCGACTGGCAATTTTATATCCTAAAAAACATGAATTAAATATCAAAGATTCGGAAACAGAATTTATCGTAGATTTAAAAATCGATTTACGGAATGAATAA
- a CDS encoding LytR/AlgR family response regulator transcription factor has translation MNKIKCIIVDDEPLAISLLENYVEKIPFLELTFSTENPIEGLQFIQNNESDLVFLDIQMPELTGINFMKILGDKQKYILTTAYSEHALEGYEHNIVDYLLKPISFERFYKSALKAQERFSVNEGKEDSHFFVKSSGQQHRINFDEILYVESIKDYVNIKTKEQEYIVLDTLKSMEQQLPGSSFSRIHKSFIVNLNQIKTFDSKKVILFSDHEIPVGESYRSNFMTKLK, from the coding sequence ATGAATAAAATTAAATGTATTATTGTTGATGATGAACCTTTGGCGATCTCGCTGCTGGAAAATTATGTGGAAAAAATTCCTTTCCTGGAATTGACTTTCTCGACCGAAAATCCAATTGAGGGATTGCAGTTTATTCAAAATAATGAATCTGATCTTGTTTTTTTAGATATTCAGATGCCTGAGCTGACGGGGATTAATTTCATGAAAATCCTAGGAGACAAACAAAAATATATCTTAACAACAGCTTATTCTGAACACGCTTTGGAAGGCTATGAACACAATATTGTTGATTATCTTTTAAAACCCATTTCGTTTGAACGTTTTTATAAAAGTGCTTTAAAGGCTCAGGAACGTTTTTCGGTTAATGAGGGTAAGGAAGATTCTCATTTCTTTGTAAAATCTTCAGGACAGCAACACCGAATCAATTTTGATGAAATTCTTTATGTTGAAAGCATTAAAGATTATGTGAATATCAAAACTAAGGAGCAGGAGTATATTGTTTTAGATACATTAAAATCGATGGAACAGCAACTTCCTGGAAGTTCTTTTTCCAGAATTCATAAATCGTTTATTGTTAATTTAAATCAAATTAAAACCTTTGATTCAAAAAAAGTAATTTTGTTTTCAGATCATGAAATTCCGGTCGGGGAAAGTTACAGAAGTAATTTTATGACTAAACTTAAATGA
- a CDS encoding aconitate hydratase, which yields MTFDIDMIKKVYERYPERIAAARQIVGKPLTLSEKILYTHLWEGNATKAHERGNSYVDFAPDRVAMQDATAQMALLQFMQAGKPKVAVPSTAHADHLIQARVGAESDLQEGINKNSEVFNFLSSVCDKYGIGFWKPGAGIIHQVVLENYAFPGGMMIGTDSHTVNAGGLGMVAIGVGGADAVDVMAGMAWELKMPKLIGVKLTGKMSGWTSAKDVILKVAGILTVKGGTGCIVEYFGEGAESLSATGKGTICNMGAEVGATTSTFGYDDSMRRYLASTGRQDVVDAADKVAEHLTGDAEVYANPEQYFDQVIEINLSELAPHLNGPFTPDLATPVSEFRAKAEANGWPIEVEWALIGSCTNSSYEDLSRAASIVEDAVAKGVKPKAILGINPGSEQVKFTAERDGFLDSFRKFENARIFTNACGPCIGQWDREGAEKGEKNSIIHSFNRNFAKRADGNPNTHAFVASPEMVAAIAISGRLDFNPITDTLTNESGEQIRLNEPQGFELPAKGFAVDDNGYQAPSADGSAVQVNVSPTSDRLQLLEEFPAWDGKNIEGAKVLIKAFGKCTTDHISMAGPWLKYRGHLDNISNNMLIGAVNAYNMETNHVKNELTGEYGEVPAVQRAYKAAGIPTIVVGDQNYGEGSSREHAAMEPRHLGVKAVLVKSFARIHETNLKKQGMLGLTFANEADYDKIQEDDTVNFLDLDQFAPGKQLTLEFVHTDGTKDIIMANHTYNDQQIDWFKAGSALNLIKQQEN from the coding sequence ATGACTTTCGACATTGACATGATCAAAAAAGTATACGAGCGTTATCCCGAAAGAATTGCTGCGGCAAGACAAATCGTGGGGAAACCTCTTACACTTTCAGAAAAAATCCTTTACACTCACCTTTGGGAAGGAAATGCTACAAAAGCACACGAAAGAGGAAACTCTTACGTAGACTTCGCACCAGACAGAGTAGCAATGCAGGATGCAACGGCGCAAATGGCACTTTTACAATTTATGCAGGCGGGAAAGCCTAAAGTGGCTGTTCCTTCAACCGCTCATGCCGATCACCTGATTCAGGCGAGAGTAGGTGCTGAGTCCGATTTACAAGAAGGCATCAACAAAAACTCTGAAGTTTTCAACTTTTTGAGTTCTGTTTGTGATAAATACGGAATCGGTTTCTGGAAACCAGGAGCAGGAATTATTCACCAGGTTGTTTTAGAAAATTACGCTTTTCCGGGAGGAATGATGATCGGTACCGACTCTCACACGGTAAACGCAGGAGGCTTAGGAATGGTTGCCATCGGTGTTGGTGGTGCTGATGCAGTAGACGTAATGGCCGGAATGGCTTGGGAACTTAAAATGCCAAAACTAATCGGTGTAAAATTAACCGGTAAAATGTCTGGCTGGACTTCTGCAAAAGACGTTATCTTAAAAGTAGCAGGAATCCTTACCGTAAAGGGCGGAACAGGATGCATCGTAGAATATTTCGGAGAAGGAGCAGAATCTCTTTCGGCAACAGGCAAAGGGACAATCTGTAACATGGGAGCTGAAGTTGGAGCAACAACTTCTACTTTCGGATATGACGATTCTATGAGAAGATATCTTGCTTCTACAGGAAGACAGGATGTTGTAGATGCTGCCGATAAAGTTGCTGAGCACTTAACAGGTGATGCTGAAGTATATGCAAACCCTGAACAATATTTTGATCAGGTAATTGAAATCAACCTTTCCGAATTGGCTCCTCATCTAAATGGACCTTTCACTCCGGATTTGGCAACACCGGTTTCCGAATTCAGAGCGAAAGCAGAAGCAAACGGATGGCCTATCGAAGTAGAATGGGCATTAATTGGTTCTTGTACCAACTCTTCTTATGAAGATTTATCAAGAGCAGCTTCTATCGTTGAAGACGCTGTTGCTAAAGGTGTTAAACCTAAAGCGATCTTAGGAATCAATCCAGGTTCTGAGCAGGTGAAATTCACGGCGGAAAGAGACGGTTTCTTAGATTCATTCAGAAAATTTGAAAACGCAAGAATCTTTACGAATGCTTGTGGACCTTGTATCGGACAATGGGACAGAGAAGGTGCTGAAAAAGGAGAGAAAAACTCAATTATTCACTCTTTCAACAGAAACTTTGCAAAAAGAGCAGATGGTAACCCCAATACTCACGCATTCGTAGCTTCTCCTGAAATGGTTGCTGCCATCGCAATTTCCGGAAGATTAGACTTTAATCCTATCACAGATACATTAACCAATGAATCTGGCGAACAAATAAGATTAAACGAACCTCAAGGTTTTGAATTGCCTGCAAAAGGATTTGCTGTAGATGATAACGGATATCAAGCACCATCTGCGGACGGTTCTGCTGTTCAGGTGAATGTAAGCCCAACTTCAGACAGACTTCAATTGTTAGAAGAATTCCCAGCTTGGGATGGAAAAAACATCGAAGGTGCTAAAGTTTTAATTAAAGCTTTCGGAAAATGTACAACTGACCATATTTCTATGGCCGGACCTTGGTTGAAATACAGAGGTCACCTTGATAACATCTCAAACAACATGTTGATCGGAGCTGTAAATGCCTACAACATGGAGACCAACCACGTTAAAAATGAATTAACTGGTGAATATGGTGAAGTTCCTGCTGTACAAAGAGCTTACAAAGCTGCAGGAATCCCTACAATTGTTGTTGGAGATCAAAACTATGGTGAAGGTTCTTCAAGAGAGCACGCTGCCATGGAACCAAGACATCTTGGCGTAAAAGCAGTTTTGGTAAAATCATTCGCTAGAATCCATGAAACAAACCTTAAAAAACAAGGAATGTTAGGATTAACTTTTGCTAATGAAGCCGATTATGACAAAATTCAGGAAGATGATACTGTTAACTTCTTAGATCTTGATCAGTTTGCTCCGGGAAAACAGTTGACGCTAGAATTCGTACACACAGACGGAACGAAAGATATCATTATGGCAAACCATACTTATAACGATCAGCAGATTGATTGGTTCAAAGCAGGTTCTGCTCTTAATTTGATTAAACAACAGGAAAATTAA
- a CDS encoding bifunctional aconitate hydratase 2/2-methylisocitrate dehydratase, with translation MNIYQDYIQEIEERKNQGLHPKPIDSAELLSEIIAQIKDTANEHRADSLKFFIYNTLPGTTSAAGVKAKFLKEIILNESIVEEISPAYAFKLLSHMKGGPSIEVLLDLALGNDISIAKEAADVLKTQVFLYDADTNRLKKAFNSGNEIAKEIIESYAKAEFFTQLPEIPEEIKVVTFIAGEGDISTDLLSPGNQAHSRSDRELHGKCMITPQAQEEIKALQVQHPDASVMLIAEKGTMGVGSSRMSGVNNVALWTGKQASPYIPFVNIAPIVGGTNGISPIFLTTVDVTGGIGIDLKNWVKKLDENGNTIRNEAGEPILEQTYSVATGTVLTINTKTKKLYNGDQELIDISKAFTPQKMEFIKAGGSYAIVFGKKLQTFAAKLLGIDTPLVFAPSKEISHEGQGLTAVEKIFNRNAVGTTPGKVLHAGSDVRVEVNIVGSQDTTGLMTAQELESMAATVISPIVDGAYQSGCHTASVWDKKAQANIPKLMKFMNEFGLITARDPKGEYHAMTDVIHKVLNDITIDEWAIIIGGDSHTRMSKGVAFGADSGTVALALATGEASMPIPESVKVTFKGDMKEHMDFRDVVHATQAQMLKQFGGENVFQGRIIEVHIGTLPADQAFTFTDWTAEMKAKASINISEDDTLIESLEIAKGRIQIMIDKGMDNHNHVLQGLINKANKRIEEIKTGDKPALTPDSNAKYYAEVVVDLDIIVEPMIADPDVNNDDVSKRYTHDTIRTLSFYGGEKKVDLGFVGSCMVHKGDLKIVSQMLRNIEKQKGKVEFNAPLVVAAPTYNIIDELKAEGDWEFLEKYSGFEFDDNSPKGEARVEYKNMMYLERPGCNLCMGNQEKAAKGDTVLATSTRLFQGRVVEDSERKKGESLLASTPVVVLSAIIGRIPNIDEYKAAVEGIDLTKFMPSIKELVQVGH, from the coding sequence ATGAATATTTATCAGGATTACATCCAAGAAATTGAAGAAAGAAAAAACCAAGGGCTTCATCCAAAGCCAATTGACAGTGCAGAATTATTAAGTGAGATCATTGCACAAATTAAAGATACAGCTAATGAACACAGAGCTGACTCTCTTAAATTTTTTATCTATAACACTTTACCAGGAACGACAAGTGCTGCCGGTGTGAAAGCTAAATTTTTAAAAGAAATTATCCTGAATGAATCCATAGTAGAAGAAATCTCACCGGCGTATGCTTTCAAATTGTTGTCTCATATGAAAGGAGGTCCTTCGATTGAAGTATTGCTGGATCTTGCTCTGGGTAATGATATTTCTATAGCCAAAGAAGCTGCAGACGTTCTTAAAACTCAGGTTTTCCTTTACGACGCGGATACCAATCGTTTGAAAAAGGCATTCAACAGTGGTAACGAAATCGCAAAAGAAATTATTGAAAGCTACGCCAAAGCGGAATTCTTCACTCAACTTCCGGAAATTCCTGAAGAAATAAAAGTAGTGACATTTATCGCTGGCGAAGGTGATATCTCAACAGATTTACTTTCTCCTGGTAATCAGGCTCACTCAAGATCAGACCGTGAACTTCATGGTAAATGCATGATCACTCCTCAAGCGCAGGAGGAAATTAAAGCATTGCAGGTACAACATCCTGATGCAAGTGTAATGCTAATTGCTGAGAAAGGAACAATGGGTGTTGGTTCATCTAGAATGTCGGGTGTAAACAATGTCGCGTTATGGACTGGTAAACAGGCAAGCCCATATATCCCATTTGTAAATATTGCGCCTATTGTTGGAGGAACAAACGGTATATCTCCGATTTTCCTTACAACTGTTGATGTGACCGGCGGTATTGGAATTGACCTTAAAAACTGGGTTAAAAAACTTGATGAGAATGGTAACACAATTCGTAACGAAGCTGGAGAACCAATTCTGGAACAAACTTATTCTGTTGCTACAGGAACTGTTCTCACCATCAATACAAAAACAAAAAAATTATATAATGGCGACCAAGAACTGATTGACATTTCTAAGGCATTCACTCCTCAGAAAATGGAATTCATCAAAGCTGGTGGCTCTTACGCAATTGTTTTCGGTAAAAAACTGCAAACATTTGCAGCAAAACTTTTAGGAATAGATACTCCGCTTGTTTTTGCTCCGTCAAAAGAAATTTCTCACGAAGGACAAGGTCTTACAGCAGTTGAAAAAATATTCAACAGAAATGCAGTTGGCACAACTCCTGGAAAAGTATTACACGCGGGTTCTGATGTTCGTGTAGAGGTTAACATCGTTGGTTCTCAGGACACGACAGGTCTTATGACTGCTCAGGAACTTGAATCAATGGCGGCTACAGTAATTTCACCAATTGTTGACGGTGCTTATCAGTCGGGATGTCACACCGCTTCCGTTTGGGATAAAAAAGCGCAGGCTAATATTCCAAAATTAATGAAATTCATGAACGAATTCGGTTTGATCACAGCTCGTGACCCGAAAGGTGAATATCACGCGATGACAGATGTGATTCACAAAGTTCTTAATGATATTACAATAGACGAATGGGCGATCATCATTGGTGGTGACTCTCATACAAGAATGTCTAAAGGTGTTGCTTTCGGAGCAGACTCAGGAACGGTTGCTCTTGCTTTGGCTACAGGTGAGGCTTCTATGCCAATCCCTGAATCTGTAAAAGTAACTTTTAAAGGAGACATGAAAGAACACATGGATTTCCGTGATGTAGTTCATGCAACTCAGGCTCAGATGTTGAAGCAGTTTGGAGGAGAAAATGTATTCCAGGGAAGAATCATTGAGGTTCATATCGGAACACTTCCTGCAGATCAGGCATTTACATTTACAGACTGGACGGCAGAAATGAAGGCAAAAGCTTCTATCAACATTTCTGAAGATGATACTTTAATTGAATCATTGGAAATTGCGAAAGGCAGAATCCAGATCATGATTGATAAAGGTATGGATAACCATAATCATGTTCTTCAGGGATTGATTAATAAAGCCAATAAAAGAATCGAGGAGATTAAAACAGGTGACAAACCAGCTCTGACTCCAGATTCAAATGCAAAATATTACGCCGAAGTTGTTGTTGATCTTGATATAATCGTTGAGCCAATGATTGCTGACCCGGATGTGAATAATGATGATGTTTCTAAGAGATATACTCATGATACAATCAGAACACTTTCTTTTTATGGAGGCGAGAAAAAGGTAGATCTTGGTTTTGTCGGATCTTGTATGGTTCACAAAGGCGATTTGAAGATCGTTTCTCAGATGCTTAGAAATATTGAAAAGCAAAAAGGTAAAGTGGAATTTAACGCTCCGCTTGTAGTTGCTGCTCCAACTTATAATATTATTGATGAATTAAAAGCAGAGGGAGACTGGGAGTTTTTAGAAAAATATTCTGGCTTCGAATTTGATGATAATAGTCCTAAAGGAGAAGCTCGTGTTGAATACAAAAACATGATGTATCTTGAGCGTCCCGGTTGTAACCTTTGTATGGGTAACCAGGAAAAAGCAGCTAAAGGAGATACCGTTTTGGCAACGTCTACCCGTCTTTTCCAAGGAAGAGTAGTTGAAGATTCTGAACGCAAAAAAGGAGAATCTTTATTAGCATCAACACCAGTCGTTGTTTTATCTGCTATTATCGGAAGAATTCCAAATATCGATGAATACAAAGCTGCTGTGGAAGGCATTGACTTGACTAAATTCATGCCTTCAATTAAGGAATTGGTACAGGTTGGTCATTAA
- a CDS encoding WG repeat-containing protein: MKNVFRFLCFFISISVFSQAQSVKKFPIKSISKTVVKDNSSAIVKSPDFPVINEEIPNLIPKKKGVNFGYINQKGKFIIQPEYHIALFFYEDCNLLNSPNEKLRKFGTADYATVEKNEISYRIDKKGKRVYRFRQADLGKCVYKEYVQQLFQAYSMNGFYGIIEKATFKNSQDYKQFQIYPQYDYLYILEGDDVANPMIIASKNNVFGVIDNHNNIIIPFEYDDIKRNFSWKMGKMFDVSKDGKNYYYIDSKNKTY, encoded by the coding sequence ATGAAAAATGTATTTCGGTTTTTATGCTTTTTTATTTCGATTTCGGTTTTTTCTCAGGCTCAGTCTGTGAAGAAATTCCCAATTAAAAGCATTTCTAAAACTGTTGTTAAAGATAATTCTTCGGCAATAGTGAAAAGCCCTGATTTTCCTGTTATTAATGAAGAAATTCCCAATTTAATCCCTAAAAAGAAAGGAGTGAACTTCGGTTATATAAATCAAAAAGGGAAATTTATTATTCAGCCGGAATATCATATTGCTCTATTTTTCTATGAAGACTGTAATCTTCTTAATTCTCCCAATGAAAAATTAAGGAAATTCGGGACTGCAGATTATGCAACGGTAGAAAAGAATGAAATATCATATAGAATTGATAAAAAAGGCAAAAGAGTGTACCGGTTCAGGCAAGCCGATCTTGGAAAGTGTGTTTATAAAGAATATGTACAGCAATTGTTTCAGGCATATAGTATGAATGGTTTCTACGGAATTATAGAAAAAGCTACATTTAAAAATTCTCAGGATTATAAACAGTTTCAAATTTATCCTCAATACGATTATTTATATATTTTAGAAGGAGACGATGTTGCAAATCCGATGATTATTGCTTCTAAAAACAATGTATTCGGAGTTATTGATAATCATAATAATATCATCATCCCTTTTGAATATGATGATATTAAGCGTAATTTCAGCTGGAAAATGGGGAAAATGTTTGATGTTTCTAAAGACGGAAAGAATTACTATTATATTGATTCTAAGAACAAAACATATTAA
- a CDS encoding TonB-dependent receptor yields MKGLFFLGLTVGSFAFLQAQNTDSLKVREIEAVNFTKRLPVAKEIINVAKDLDSKNLGQDLPILLKNQTSIISTSDAGNGVGYTGFRIRGVSGSGINVMMNGVPYNDSESQGTFFVNVPDLTSSASQIVIQRGVGTSNNGVSAFGASINVISKDPEEKFYLKTDDSYGSFNTYKYSAEIGSGKFWGNRLSVMGRYTHINSDGYIDRASSKLNSYNFTALYEEGNTRIRLMAFGGKEKTYQAWNGIDRKTWETDPKFNYSGAIYDSNWENIVGFYGNETDNYRQNHYQLLWEQKFNDKWNLETTLHYTKGKGYYENYKQGDPFARYNLADVNGEEYSDFIRKKWLNNDFYGLVSTLYGKFNNLDLNFGVVGNQYYGRHFGNVTGVFLPQIDEHEYYRSRSVKNEVAGFAKALVRVKNFEFFGDLQLRNIDYDTKIITAGDDEGANLDKNWLFFNPKVGVNYKIGSGKVFISYAHAHREPNRDDLLANNDVKAEKLHDFEAGFERQFGIVSFTANLYYMYYVNQLVLNGELNNVGAFIRTNSGKSYRSGIELGALAKLSKQWELTGNVSFSNNRNLDFRIENEDVAKNIGNTQISFSPDVITNLGLKFNPNKNFQFALMNQYVGKQYLDNTEDENLQLKDYLLTDFNAQYQFKIKNNDIALKLLVNNIFNKKYVNNGAVYDGEPYYFSQAGTNFMFGISWKIQ; encoded by the coding sequence ATGAAAGGATTATTTTTTTTAGGGCTTACTGTTGGCTCTTTCGCTTTTTTACAAGCTCAAAATACCGATTCCCTCAAAGTACGGGAGATTGAAGCAGTTAATTTTACCAAAAGACTTCCAGTTGCTAAAGAAATCATCAATGTAGCCAAAGATCTTGATAGTAAAAATCTTGGACAGGATTTACCGATTTTACTTAAAAACCAAACTTCCATAATTTCAACTTCTGATGCCGGAAACGGTGTTGGCTATACAGGTTTTAGAATTCGTGGAGTTTCCGGAAGTGGAATTAATGTCATGATGAATGGTGTTCCGTACAACGATTCTGAAAGTCAGGGGACGTTTTTTGTGAATGTTCCGGATTTGACGAGTTCTGCTTCACAAATCGTTATACAGAGAGGAGTCGGAACTTCCAATAATGGAGTTTCTGCGTTTGGAGCAAGTATTAATGTGATTTCTAAAGATCCTGAGGAAAAATTTTATTTGAAAACAGATGACAGCTACGGATCATTCAATACTTATAAATATTCTGCAGAAATAGGTTCCGGAAAATTTTGGGGGAACAGACTTTCTGTGATGGGGCGCTATACTCACATTAATTCTGACGGATACATTGACAGAGCTTCATCAAAATTAAATTCTTACAATTTTACGGCTTTATATGAAGAAGGAAATACAAGAATTCGTCTGATGGCTTTCGGTGGAAAAGAAAAAACGTATCAGGCTTGGAACGGAATCGACAGAAAAACTTGGGAAACAGATCCTAAGTTTAATTATTCCGGAGCGATTTATGATTCAAATTGGGAAAATATTGTCGGGTTTTATGGCAATGAAACGGATAATTACAGACAAAATCATTATCAGTTGCTTTGGGAACAGAAGTTTAATGATAAATGGAATTTGGAAACGACTTTACATTATACAAAAGGAAAAGGATATTACGAAAATTACAAACAGGGCGATCCCTTTGCAAGATATAATCTGGCTGATGTAAATGGTGAAGAATATTCGGATTTTATCAGAAAAAAATGGCTGAACAATGATTTCTATGGTCTGGTTTCTACATTGTACGGAAAATTTAATAACCTTGACTTAAATTTCGGAGTTGTAGGCAATCAATATTACGGAAGACATTTTGGAAATGTGACAGGGGTTTTCCTTCCTCAGATTGATGAGCATGAATATTATAGAAGCCGTTCTGTGAAAAATGAAGTTGCAGGTTTTGCAAAAGCTTTGGTTAGAGTTAAAAATTTTGAATTCTTCGGAGATTTGCAATTGAGAAATATCGATTATGATACAAAAATTATCACTGCAGGAGACGATGAAGGAGCAAATCTGGATAAAAACTGGTTGTTTTTCAATCCAAAAGTTGGAGTTAATTATAAAATAGGAAGCGGAAAAGTCTTCATTTCTTATGCACACGCACATCGCGAACCCAACAGAGACGATTTATTAGCAAATAATGATGTAAAAGCAGAAAAACTTCATGATTTTGAAGCTGGTTTTGAGAGACAATTCGGAATTGTATCGTTCACTGCGAATTTATATTATATGTATTATGTTAATCAATTGGTTTTAAATGGCGAACTGAACAATGTAGGAGCTTTCATTAGAACAAATTCTGGGAAAAGTTACAGAAGCGGAATCGAATTGGGAGCTTTGGCAAAACTTTCAAAACAATGGGAATTGACGGGGAATGTAAGTTTCAGCAACAATAGAAATTTAGATTTTAGAATCGAAAATGAAGACGTTGCTAAAAACATAGGGAACACGCAGATTTCTTTTTCGCCGGATGTTATCACAAATTTGGGCTTGAAATTCAATCCGAATAAAAATTTCCAGTTTGCTTTGATGAATCAATATGTTGGAAAACAATATCTTGATAATACGGAAGATGAAAATTTACAGCTAAAAGATTATCTTTTGACAGATTTTAATGCTCAATATCAGTTTAAAATCAAAAATAATGACATTGCATTGAAGTTATTGGTTAATAATATTTTCAATAAAAAATATGTCAATAACGGAGCCGTTTACGACGGCGAACCGTACTATTTTTCTCAGGCAGGAACCAACTTTATGTTTGGGATCAGCTGGAAAATTCAGTAA